In Rosa rugosa chromosome 4, drRosRugo1.1, whole genome shotgun sequence, the genomic stretch TGTGGACCGAAGACGACAGAGAGTGGGATAGTTTAAAATTACAAGTATTAATGCAAAGTTGTGCTAAAGGCAGTAGAGTTTTGGTGACCACTCGAAAGCAGGAGGTTGCTCGAATTATGAAAGCAACCAGTGACATGATCATTTTGGAGAAGCTGAGTCCGGAAGATTCTTTGAAACTATTCTATAATGTTGCATTTTTGGATAGGGAACAAGATAAGTCCAACGAGGGGTTTGGAAATATTGCTGAGAAAATTGTTAGAAAATGTGACGGTTTGCCTCTCGTTCTGAAGACTTTAGGTTGTCTCCTATTGTATAAGCAAACAATTGGAGAATGGGAAGAAGTTCTCAACAGTGAGATATGGAAGGTAAAAGTGGTTCAAGAAGAAGTTTTTCGACCATTATTACTCAGTTATTATGATTTGGCTCTAGAGATTAAGAGTTGCCTTCTATATTGTGCTACTTATCCCAAAGATTTTGAgtacaaaaaagaaattcttatcGAGCAGTGGATGTCACAAGGCTATTTGAATGTTggagaaaacaaagaagaggCAACACAAGGTAGAGAAGTTTTTACTAAGTTAGTAATGCGATGTTTCTTTCAAGATTTCAGGCAAGATGCACTTACTAAGGAAATTATAGGCTGCAAAATCCATGATACTGTGCATGATTTTGTACAATATCTTACCCAGAATGAGTGTCTTACTATGGAGGCTACGGGTACCCATGGAACAGAGACATCGAGTGCAAATGACAGGGTTCGCCATTTGACCTTAATGTCAGCACCCGAGCGTCCATTTCCATCGTTTATATCAAACTTAGTGAATAGAAAAATTTTGCGTACCCTGGCAACTTTTGGTTCAAGAATTACTGCCATAGACTCGGATTTGATTTCACAGTTGAAATGCCTGAGGACCTTGAATTTGAGTCGCAACAAGATCTGGCAGTTGCCAGAGGAGATTGGTGATTTGACACATTTGAGATATCTTGATTTGTCTCATAATGGTACTTTGAGCAGATTACCCGAAAGAGTGTGTAACTTGTACAATTTGCAAACTTTGAGGCTTAATGGCTGCCGGTATCTTGAAGAGTTGCCGGACAATATGGGGAAGTTGATTAACTTGAAGCACCTTCATGTTGATTGTGGGCTGAAGTACTTACCAAAAGGGATTAGGCGTATAAGGAATTTGCGAACACTAGACGGGGGCACTTCTGTTTATTGTAGTGAAGATGCCAAAGCATTGACATTCGGAGATCTGAGAATGATGAATCAGCTTCGCCGTCTTGACATCCGTATTGAATCAAGGGTTTGGGAAAATGCTGCAAGTGAGGCCGAGAAAGCAGAATTGAATCAAAAACTTCATCTTTCTTATTTAAAACTTTCTCTACATGAAAATGCTGCAAGGGTTTGGGAAAATGCTGCAAGTGATGGCCGAGTAATGAATGCCTTGCGACCACATGAAAATTTGGACTCTTTGGTAATTTGGAAGTATCATGGCCCCACCTGGCCCAATTGGATGACGACGTCGTATTTAACCAGATTGACAGTCTTTCATCTTTGTGACAGCAACTCCTCTGTTTTGCCTCCTCTCGGGAAACTGCCGTCCCTTAAAGTAGTAAAGCTAGTGCGCATGAATTATCTGGACATGTCTCGTCTGAAAGAGATCGGAGCTGAATTTTACGGAGTAGAAGAAgaaacatcatcatcatccttccCCAGTTTGGAAACACTCTTTCTTGGCTGCTTGCTGAGTTTAGAAAAGTGGGAATTAGGTGGAAAGGCAGAAGAGGGTTCTTCTAATTCCCAAATGAAATCAATTTCAATAATGCCACGCCTTTCTTCCTTGCATATTGTGGAGTGTCCTGAACTAAAACAACTGCCAGACTTCCTCCTGCAAAATGCACCACTGCAGAATCTTCTCATCCGTCGTTGTAAGAGCCTTCCTGCCAGCCTTCCTGACGAGTTCATCTCTCGCATCCCAAACGTCACAATTAAAAATTCGGGAGTTGATCCCCTTTTCAAAGGAAGAGAAATAGATGCTGCAGAGTATTAATTTGCGGAAGCCAAACTATTCTGGTATGTAATTAATTgataaatgtatatatatatatatattcatgtacTCCTGCAGCGTATTTAGTTTTTTGATTGCAACCTGCAGAGCAAACTTTGTTTATTTATGTTCTTTGAAATCTTCAGGTAATCGCTATCCCCGACGTACTGACGTTACTTATAGTCGACCAAGTTAAAGATTTCAAGCACCCTATCGCAGGCTGTTCAAGCCTCAAGTTTGCAGTGGCTAGATTGCCCAAGACATGATGACACTTAGGTAGGATCAGACTCTAGTTGTATGCATCATTCTGGACTAGAGTTTCACACTTTTGTAGAATTCATTTTTTTGTATGCATCATTCTGGACTAGtataaaattcatttttttgtaGAATCAAATCTTTCAAAAACTTATGTACAGGTAGCTTTAAGCATGACCGACTCATAATCACAATGAACCTTGAAGTTGTCCAACTGATCGATGGGGTTCTGCAAATGGAGCAAAGGTAGCAGAGAAACTAAGGTTTGAGAAAATTGCTTGTAATGTTAATATTGCACCTTCTTATTCAATCCTATGAGTATATATGCTGGTTTCTGGTTTCGTCTACTGTGCAAACATAAATTTGATTAGCTCCAACTTGAGAAATGAATTCCGTTTTGATCAACCCATTCTATGCAGTATCCATTTGACTGATTAATGTGCTTTTCATGATTCTGTCTAAATTATAGGTAATTTATCATTCTGTATCTGAAGTAACCCTTCATAAGAATTGAAAAAGCTTGATGAAAGCTAGGATTATAGTACACAGTTGCACCAATAAGTTAATGAAGGTTTCCAGTCGTGGACAACTCAATGAACTCTCATACTTGGGAGAGAACTCATGTGTCTATTCTATCTTCAAATTTATAGAACTTGGAATCTTATTTTTCTAGTTGTTGATGTCAACGTACCACTCTATAATGTTGCAGGTCCATCTATAATATCACAGGTTCCTTCTGTTATGGTCAGGACTGTCCCTTGAATGAGGATATGAACACAACGGCACCTCCATATCAAGAGGTTAAAAGTATCACAGCAATTGAGCATTATCAAGGGTGTTGGTTTTTAAGGCAGTGACAGAAGCCAAGAGCATACTCCACATTGAAGATCTTACTAGTTGCTTATGATACTTTTATTGCCTCTTCCAATAGTTCGGGCTCAGCATTCAACTCCTGCTCAAGGGCATTTGAATTCACACTTCTGGTTTCTTTCTTCACTTACAAGTAAGTTCAAAGGGTGCAATTATAACATGTAGGAAGTTAGTAATTGATGTTTCACGCTTCTCAAGTGTTTGGATGTGAAGCTATATGAAACCTAATGTGAAAATTATATGCAAAAGATTGTAATTTATCGTCATGAACTTTGCAGAAAATAGTGTAGATTCTAAAGTTTGCAGTTGCTGGAGTTCTCAAGACATGATGACACTCTGGTATTCcttctagaaaaaaaaatcaccaaaaaGCAGAAGAACAGCATGACATGGGCTTTGTCAGCAGTGGAACACTAAGGTGTATATTTCTTCTATCACGAGGACCTGGTGACTTGTCCTATTAGTTTTAGGATTCACAATTTCTAAACTTTGTTCTAACTCCGAGAGATGACTTTGTTTCCTAAGGTCATTTATGCACTACAAGTCTTTTCCAATGCTCTGGATTCTTTAAGTTTCTGCATTTGAGATTAGGAGATGCTTATGTAAAATTTGATGCAAAACTATATAGAATTGTAATGATGATTTTTTGGCAGGTGAGACCTCAAAGTAGCAGTGGAGCAGCATAACATGATACTTGGGTAGTCCTTATCGCATGCAAAACTTTGTAAGTTACCTTCAATTACGGACCATGGAATTCATAATCTTGTAAGCCAATACAAACAAATTCTTCTGTTATGGATCTGATATAAATCAAAATCTACTGTGTAGGAAATGTAGAAGCATGGAGACTCCAAAACCGCATCGGAGTTGTCAAGCTGGTGATTAATCATTAATGAGATGAGGTACTACAAACTATAAACTAGACATACCTTTGTATCACCATGCAAGGTTTATATGTGTTTGTGGTGTGGCTGGCATTTTACTTGCATTGCATTTTTTATATGGTGTCAACATTATTTCTATATGTCCTGTGATTTCCTTATCAATTAGTAATTGATCAACACAGTCTATGCAGGTGGGATGTTAAGCAGATATAAACACTTCTCTTGACTTCTCGTATGCGTTTGACTCGTTGGTAGTTTCTTACATACATTAAGTAATTTATCACCATCATCTGAAATGATCCTATGCAATAGTTTTTAGAGTGCTTTTAGTTGATAGTTACTAAATTCTAATATCACTAGTTTCCTATCTAACTTCCTTTGCATCAGAAGAGTGGATTTGCCCGCAAGGTCTGAATTGAATTTATCTTCAAGTTTCCATCAACTCACCTGAAGGCAACATAAGGTTGTTTCACACACACACTCTTTAGTTCCTCTCCTCCATGCATAAAAATGCCTTGGAGAAATGCTTCTTTGACCATC encodes the following:
- the LOC133707511 gene encoding putative disease resistance protein RGA3, coding for MAEALVNLLVEQLGSVVYHHTSEGVKLVLNAKEDVDKFRSILILIQNVLQDAEKKQVEDPAVRDWLDKLKDVSYKMDDVLDAWNTEIGKQETQGSDAEVRFSFRSNCFCLARLNEVTRRYKIGRAIKDLNAELTKIDVDKNQFSFQSTMHAAAVNVEQPNPRSFTSSFVDISTTFGRQVQKDRLVTELLRPREGRPGLVIPIVGMGGLGKTTFAQLVFNDAQVQAHFDLKAWVCVSDPFDVIKIAKAIFRQLGGTRVTSDELQTILDDIQNLVKKKEDEKEKKILLVLDDVWTEDDREWDSLKLQVLMQSCAKGSRVLVTTRKQEVARIMKATSDMIILEKLSPEDSLKLFYNVAFLDREQDKSNEGFGNIAEKIVRKCDGLPLVLKTLGCLLLYKQTIGEWEEVLNSEIWKVKVVQEEVFRPLLLSYYDLALEIKSCLLYCATYPKDFEYKKEILIEQWMSQGYLNVGENKEEATQGREVFTKLVMRCFFQDFRQDALTKEIIGCKIHDTVHDFVQYLTQNECLTMEATGTHGTETSSANDRVRHLTLMSAPERPFPSFISNLVNRKILRTLATFGSRITAIDSDLISQLKCLRTLNLSRNKIWQLPEEIGDLTHLRYLDLSHNGTLSRLPERVCNLYNLQTLRLNGCRYLEELPDNMGKLINLKHLHVDCGLKYLPKGIRRIRNLRTLDGGTSVYCSEDAKALTFGDLRMMNQLRRLDIRIESRVWENAASEAEKAELNQKLHLSYLKLSLHENAARVWENAASDGRVMNALRPHENLDSLVIWKYHGPTWPNWMTTSYLTRLTVFHLCDSNSSVLPPLGKLPSLKVVKLVRMNYLDMSRLKEIGAEFYGVEEETSSSSFPSLETLFLGCLLSLEKWELGGKAEEGSSNSQMKSISIMPRLSSLHIVECPELKQLPDFLLQNAPLQNLLIRRCKSLPASLPDEFISRIPNVTIKNSGVDPLFKGREIDAAEY